gagagagaaagagaaggagaatgggtgcaccagggcctccagccactgcaaacaaactccagacacatgtggcatcttgtgcatctggcttacgtgggtcctgggaaattgaacctgagtccttaggcttcacagccaagtgcctttaccactaagcaatctctccagccctgtaagggGGATTTTGATCCTCAAGTGCATTATAATTTGTGattataatgatgatgatgaaagtaataaaaataataacatgtgcctggcatgatggtgcacgcctttaatctcagcactggggagacagaggtaggaggaccgctatgaagtcgaggccagcctgagtgaattccaggtcagcctgggctagagcaagaccctacattgaaaagccaataataataatactgacaATATCATGGTGCACttactttcttatttcatttttatgcatcAGGGATTCGTTTATTGGAGGGCATGAGTTCAGTAAAGATTCTACTCATAACGTCAAGCTCTCCTTCATCTGAGCTTAAGTCTCAATAGTGAGTGATTCTAATTCTGGCCTCAGTTTCACTATTGGATTTCATCAGCCATGAATGAGTACCAAAATATGTCTATTAACCAATGGGGTGACCcaaaactcaccacagtgctgagaagaagtgacggtgGAGTGCTCAACAGTAAGTGAGGCATcgctatcacaccctccaaggctcaggggccattgcagaagaggtggtgtaaACAAGggagagccaaaggaggggaggGCCGGTTACCGCCGGCATCCAGACACAAAGCGGCCTTGGCGTTCATGACCTCGCAGCGGCTGGCGCCACCTACAGGAGACCTTCCAACGGCACCTCCTGCTATTCTCAGCGGAAAGCGTCGTCCCTGAGCTGTTTGCACCATCCTTGCGAGGGTCCTTCTAGCGTCACCACACCACCGTCAAATGCAAGTAGAGAGATCATTTCTTCATCTGAGAGCCAAGGGCAGAGTAAATGTGCAACCTCGGAACCTGACACACCAGCGAAACTCCGCATCCAAGCTTCAACAGGAAGCTCTGCTCTGCCAACATCCGATGGAATTTAACTAAAATTGAAACCATACAAATTCTGAATTCCTTTAAAAGGagttgttctgggctggagagatggcttagcagttatggcacttgcctgcgaagcctaaggacccaggttcaattccctagttaccACTAAGTCCAATGCAcaaatggcacgtgcatctggaatttgtttgcagtggctggaggccctgggacaaccattctctctatttgcctctctgtctcccttgttctctccaataaataaataaataaatacataaaatatttaagatgagTTCTGCGTATGCACGGTGGCATTAATTACAACGCTCTTAAAACTGCTCAGCACAGCACTCCTCCTCCTGCGAACATGGTGAACGCCCCTAAAACTCGCCGGACTTTCTGTAAGAAGTGCAGCAAGCACCAGCCCCACAAAGTGACCCAGTACAAGAAGGGAAAGGACTCTCTGTATGCCCAGGGAAAGCGGCGTtatgacagaaagcagagtgGCTATGGTGGGCAGACTAAGCCTATATTCCGGAAAAAGGCTGTAACTACAAAGAAGATTGTGCTGAGGCGGGAGTGTGTTGAGCCCAGCTGCAGATCTAAGAGAATGCTGGCTACTAAGAGATGCAAGCATTGTGAACTGGGAGGAGATAAGAAGAGAAATGGCCAAGGGATCCAGTTCTAAGCCAATTTTGCTATGAAGACAATAAAATGTGATTATGttcacttggggaaaaaaaaaaaactgctcagcaGTTCTGGAAAGTGCCGTGCAGCTGCCTGGAGGGAGAAGTCATCAACATGCTTAACAAGCAGTGGACACTGCGAGCCACACAACTGGccagtcaggcaagatgtgcccacggGTGTAGCAGTGCAGTGACCGTTACGGGGTAACTGACTGCTTTCCGAGTGGATGTGAGCCCATTCTACGTGAGAGAATTCgtgtctggtactgaaagcctagtcaaagctttatggctggcgAGGTCACAGGCACAGGCTGGACGCTGCCACCGTTGTTTGGCTCGGTGCATATGGTGTGTCCATCAAATTgtcctttaaatatttgtttccgTCCACAGAGCAGcactgctctcacttttagtcAGACAAGTTTCCTTTCCCAGATGGGGGTGACTACGGAGGAGACTCAGAACTTGTCACATGCCGGAGAAGTGAGTGTTGAGTGCCGTGTGCTGAGTGAGCCGCTGACTTCTACCCCTCCTCGGCTCAGGGAAGCTTGCTGACGACGGGGAGGGAAGACTGAGGGGCCAGAAGATGGGGAGGGATGTTTGGAATGCTGTCTGCACTCATGACCCCCTGCAGCAACATTGCATCGTGGGTGACGGAGGAGGGCAAAGAGGGGTCCAGTGGAAGGGGAGGGGACAAGAAAagtagtaggggctggagagatggatctggAGTTATGTGCACTTCCCACACGAGCATGAGGGCCCCCAGGAGTCTGagatcacctgagtttgaatctctagaACCCCTAAACTGTTGGATGTGGCCACATATTCCTTTAGCCCCCATCCTGCAGGGCAGCCGAGACTCAGGAAGGCGGGGAGcaggcaagctctggaatcagtaaggtCCTTcaatccagacaagaacaggctgaGCGGGGATGTCAGAGGACAGCGGGCGTTCTGCTCTGACCATCACAGGTGAGCACAGGATAGCACGTGGGGAAGACCGACCCCCACGCGCACACACGCAAACAACAGAAAGGTAATGGGCGTGATGATGATAAAAATAactgtgtacatgtatgaaaagggTCAGCAGAAAGTTACAGgattagagtcagagagatgccttagtggttaagccgctggccagccaagccaaaggacccaggtttgattctccagtacccaagtaaagccaggtgcataagcggcacgtgcgtctggagttccttggcaatggctagaggtcctggcacatgcattctctcttcatgtatatctgcttctctctgcctcctctcataaataaataaaatataaaggttTCAGAATTCATTGTTTCTGGCAGTAAAGGAAAACAACCTTCTTGTTTACGCATCATCTGAACTGCACCGGAAGCGGGTGCATCGGATGGGAAAGGAGTGGATCTCCCAACTTCTCAACCAAACCACATGCAAGTGCTTTGTGCTATCATCTAAATGAAGTCTGGAACTTAAATCCACATGTGATCTTCAGTTACAGTCGCACAATGATGGggccaaaacaaaatttaatttactttcctggggctggaaagatggttcagtgatcaaggtgcttgcctgcaaaacctgacgacccaggttcaattccccagtacccatgtaaagccagatgcacaaagtggcacatgcatctggagttcgtttgcaatagttggaggccctgcaacatgcagtctctctctctcttctctctctgcttgcaaataaagataaatttaaaaaaattaactttctaTTCTAACTTGTCTCCAATCACAAATCTTTTTGTTAAGTTTGCTTAAATTGCTTCAAGTATATTTTGACTTTTATATTATCTGTAAATGTAATCCAATTCATAAAAAATACTTCAATTGACAAGTAAAGATCAATATATTTGAGAAATGCATTAGCTCACATACTTAACATACATAAAGGAGTACGCTGTTGTCTTAGGATATGATCCAtccttcctctgtaatgtttcttgTCCTTCAAACTGCATGAAGcaggtgattttattttcttgtttattatgaaaatgtaaaaagacTGGGGCGCAGGCAGAGctcagaggagaaggaagaaagggatgaACAGAGCCTTCCTTCAGCGTCGTCACCTTCAGCTCAGGAGTCCTAGGACACAGGGACCGTGGTGACTCCAGGCCCGACTGTAAATAGCTTCTAGAACCATCTAAGGGCCTGTCCTGGTATCATGGCAGTAAGAAGAGGAACTTCTCAAatcctagagtgaaaccctgcctaaaaacaaaacaaaacaaaaaaaaaaaaaaaaacccacaaaaatcccCCAAGAATAACTACTTTGTTTAAAGTTGAATATTCTATTGCAATATCCAGTTGGCTCTTTGGAGGATAAAAAGATAGAATGTCAGAAAAATATAGTTATcaaattattttttgtgtgtttatgtgtggtgtggtgcgtGTGTAGATAATGTTCTCCTGTGTAATATGTAATATGAGCACATATGTGTGCCCCAGAGCATGTGCATGGAGGTTGGAGGACAGAAGCAGGCGtcctctgtttctcttcccttCGAGTCTTGCGACAGTCTCTCAACGACCCAGAAGCTGCCGTTTTTGGTTAGAAAGTCTTAACATGAGCACAggcttggctttacatggaataCATGGCGATGCACCGTGGCCCACGGTGGTGGGTTCGAGCAGGAAGCAGCGCTGAGCGTCCCTCTGACTGAGAgaccagatactcaaggtggtgACTGAGGGAAGACTGGGGTcagtggacagacagacagacactaggCAAGACGTGCCAGTGCTGGTGTGTGGCTGCACGGAAGTGTCACTAGGACAGGAGCagcgggggaggaggggaggccgAGGGCACACTGGGCACAGACATGGGTGCGGAGCAGAATGCATCTGGGGTCAGCTGCTCTGGGGTCACTAGGACAGGAGCagcgggggaggaggggaggccgAGGGCACACTGGGCACAGACATGGGTGCGGAGCAGAATGCATCTGGGGTCAGCTGCTCTGGGGTCACTAGGACAGGAGCagcgggggaggaggggaggccgAGGGCACACTGGGCACAGACATGGGTGCGGAGCAGAAAGCGTCTGGGGTCAGCTGCTCTGGGATGGGCATCGTGGCCAGCGCTGGACAGGTGCTCTGCGTGCCCGTGTGTTATCTGGGTGATGTCACAGGGCCATCTTGACATGGTCAAGCTCAAGCTCGCTGCTCGCTGCTCCGGCATCAATGTTCCTGCACCTTCCCTTTCCTGGAATTtcccctggagctcactgcacgTCCTGCTGCTGACCTGTTAAGTCTCTGCGATCAGAGGCTCAGAGGAGCACGGCGGCAACAGAGCTGATGCAGGGGGATTCCAGCCAGACACAAGGGCAGACTGGCTGTTCCGTGTAAGCGGGCATGCAGGGAGCCCTATCGAAGGAGCCCGGTGACCGAGCAGGCACACATGGTGCCCGGAGGACGCTGGTATGCGCAACCTCACGTACTTAACCGTAGATAACAAGCACTGTTATCTTATGATAtaatccctcttctttctctgtaatgTTTCTTGTCCTTCAAACTGCATGAAACAggtgattttatttccttgtttattaTGAAAGCATAAAAAGACTGGGGCACAGGAAGAGctcagaagaggagaaggaagaaagggttgaACAGAAAGGGACCTGGGCATTTTGAAGAGAAAGGGCTGCAGCCTGCACTGCGGCTTCCAGGTTGAGGTTGGGGCTGAGCATCCGCCAGGGAGCCCAGCGTCGGTGAGGCCAGAGCCAGGAGGGAGCCAGGCACGGGAAGGCGCTGTCCCAGTGGAAGAACGGCCCAGCAGGAAGGGCTTCCATGGCGTGGACGTCCAGGACACAGTCCTTCCTTCAGCGTCGTCACCGTCTCCTCAACTCAGGAGTCCTAGGACACAGGGACCGTGGTGACTGCAGGCCCAACTGTAAATGGCCTCTAGAACCATCTGAGGGCCGCTCTGGTGTCATGGCAGTAAGAAGAGGAACTGCTCAAGTCGTCCAGCCACCCCCTGTCACAGCACAGTCATCACCAGGTGCAGAGAGCAAGCTCAGGACAAACTGCCCGCTCAGACCTGTGGGCCCACATCTCCCCCATTTTTCTCCTAGTGTCTGGTCCCCTCTCCCCCTTGTCGCGGGAGAGCACACCTGTCTCTGAGAGGACTGAAGACGTTACCTGTGGGCGGAACTCCAGGATGTcctgggaaagagagaagacatgCTTAAGTACACGGGGCAGGTTGTCTCCAGACACGATGCCCAGCTGCTGACCTGTCACCTGACCACCACCCACACCAGCTGGTAGCTAGGGGAGCGCAGACTGAGAGCTGGTGACCAGGAAGCAGTGAGCAGTggctcttcctgccttcaccccGAGTCCTCAAACCCCCATCTCCTGAGCCTGCCCTCACCCTGGGGACCCAAACTAGCAACTGTGGGCTGTTGGCTCCAGAAGGCCCTGAGATCTGAGGTGACCTGAGGACTTCACGCTGACACCTGAGAACTAACTGCAGCACAGCCATAGCCCTTCCCCCTCAGAAAGGTCTGGGGAACCACGTGACCCCCCAGCGGGGCTTCTCACCTTTTGGGCTCCTGCAGTGGATGAAGAGCCCCGCCCCGAGGAAGAGCAGGCCCAGCACGATGCCCCCGACTCCACTCAGCATCTTGCTCTGCGCAGACCCCGACTGTGCCCCTGGGGAGGAAGCCAGGCTTAGCGACTTCACCCCAAACCTAATTCCCACTGAGACCTGCGGATCCGGGGAGGAATAGCATGGAGAGGACTGAGGACTGGGCACATCTCAAAAGAGACTTAGAATCGTGGGTTTGGCCCCAGCCTGGCGTCCCGTACGTGTGACATGAAGCATCATGGGACATTTGAGGACTGTGGCAGTCGGGTGGTAGCAGAGCTTGGAGGAGGACAGGACTGAGGAGGGGCAGGCGCCGGCCCATGGAGTCAGGATGGACCACACTGCCCTTGGCTCCCACTGCCCAACAGTCCAGTGCCGGCCTGAGGCCACAGCCAGAGCCTGGGGACGAGCTGCCCTGGTCAGAGGGCCACCGTCCTGGGTCAGTCCAAAGTGTCAGGTAGACATCATTGTTGCCCAGGTGCCAGAGTGTACGTAGGGgtcacagagagaggcaggggccCGCAGAGGAAGGACAAAGGGGAGAGGAGAGCTGGACAAAGGGGAGAGGAGAGCTGGACACAGGGTGGGGGAGAGCTGGACACAGGTGGGGGAGAGCTGAACACAGGTGGAGGACAGCAGGACACAGGTGGAGGACAGCTGGACACAGGTGGAGGAGAGCTGGACACAGGTGGAGGAGAGCTGAACACAGGTGGAGTAGAGCAGGACACAGGGTGGAGGAGAGCTGGACTCAGGGTGGAGGAGAGCTGGACACAGGTGGAGGAGAGCTGGACACAGGTGGAGGAGAGCTGGACACAGGTGGAGGAGAGCTGGACACAGGGTGGAGGAGAGCTGGACACAGGGTGGAGGAGAGCAGGACAGAGGTGGAGGAGAGCTGGACACAGGGTGGAGGAGAGCTGGACACAGGTGGAGGAGAGCTGGACACAGGTGGAGGAGAGCTGGACACAGGTGGAGGAGAGCTGGACACAGGTGGAGGAGAGCTGGACACAGGTGGAGGAGAGCTGGACACAGGGTGGAGGAGAGCAGGACAGAGGTGGAGGAGAGCTGGACACAGGGTGGAGGAGAGCTGGACACAGGTGGAGGAGAGCTGGACACAGGGTGGAGGAGAGCAGGACACAGGTGGAGGAGAGCTGGACACAGGTGGAGGAGAGCTGACACAGGGTGGAGGAGAGCTGGACACAGGGTGGAGGAGAGCTGGACACAGGGTGGAGGAGAGCTGGACCCAGGGTGGAGGAGAGCTGGACACAGGTGGAGGAGAGCAGGACACAGGTGGAGGAGAGCTGGACACAGGTGGAGGAGAGCTGGACACAGGGTGGAGGAGAGCTGGACACAGGTGGAGGAGAGCGGACACAGGGTGGAGGGGAGCAGGACACAGGGTGGAGGAGAGCAGGACACAGGTGTAGGAGAGCTGGACACAGGTGGAGTTGAGCTAGACACAGGTGGAGGGGAGCTGGACACAGGTGGACGGGAGCTGGCCGCTCCCGGTGGGCACGGCCAGGCGTACTCACTCCACTCCACGGACACGGGGCTCGGCAGGCTCGGGTGCTGCACCCGGCAGGTGTAAACCTCTCCTCTCCGAGGCACCGTCTCCAGCATCACCAGCGTCTGGAAGGTCCAGTCTCCGTTCCGGATCAGGCCTGTGGACACCACCCCGGCCGTCTCCTCGTGGCCGTTCAGGAACCAGCTGACTTCAATGGCACCGGGGTAGAACCCGTCCACGGAGCAGACCAGCAGGTTGTGGTGCTGCAGGGGCTGGGTCTTGGCAGGGTGCACTGTCACCCTGGGCTGCACTGGGAACGACAGGCGGAGCAGGAAGTCAGGGGCAGAGCCATCCTCCCCGTGCCCTTGTGTGCCATCAAGCCCAGGCTGCAGTGTGCAGGCCTCCGGTTGAACGCGAAGTCCCCTAGGGTCCAGGgtctgctttccaaagtggttttcaCTGGCGGTCCCTGGAGGACATGTCCACGTCCTTTACTCAGGGGAATGGCAACTGAGGCACAcggatttttgggggggggcggggggattcgaggtagggtctcactctggctagggctgacctggaattctctcaggctgcccttgaactcgcagtgaacttcccacctctgcctccctagtgctgggattcaaggcctgcgccaccacacctgtctattTTCTGTAAATTCCAACACTTTTGTATGTGTGCAGGAAACAGCAGGACAGACTGAACAAGTTGTTCCATTTTGGCCAAAACTCTATATAgattaaattttctattattctttatttcattacatttgCATACTATGTCATTCTCTTAATGTGAGTGATTTTCACAATATCACCACAGGATTTAAAGATTGACAGTAAATCACTACTTACAACTTTGCaacatattatattaaataaagtgcTTAAATTGTTCACATGGAAGCAAAATATAAACCACAACCTTAAGAAAATGCTGAgtgcgagccgggcgtggtggcacatgcctgtaatcccagcaattgggagacagaggtaggagcatctctgtgagttcaaggccaccctgaaagtacataggaaattccaagtcagcctgagctagagtgagaccctacctcaaaaaaaaaaaaaaaaagaaaatgctgaatCAAATATGAGTGAATGTTAACAATGTTATTTACTGCACAGAGAACCCataaaatcacatttaaaaaacagaacaaaacagggggctggagagacggcttggtggttaaagtacTGGCCTGCAAAGCGTGAAAACTCATGTTGGACTCTCTaggtcacataagccagaggcacaatgtgaggcaagcgcacaaggtcacccatgcacacaaggtaacgcacgcgtctggagttggactggtggctggaggccctggtgcgccaattcattctctctctcaaaaaaaaaaaaaatcaaataaaagccagacatgctggagcatgcctttaatcccagcacttggaggcagaggtaggaggatcgccataagcttgaggccaccctgagattacatagttaattcctggtcagcctgggccagagtgagaccctactcaaaaagaaaaatcaagacattaacagtaataaataaataaaaatcaataaaaaaaataagtgtccAGACTatctgggcttgcctcaaaaaataaacatgaaaaactaaaaataaaaaccagtaaGAAGCAGAGGAGATGCTCAGTAggtgaagtgtttgccttgccAGGGCGAGGACCTGAGTGCGGTCCCCAGACTCCACaagaaatgctgggtgtggtgacttgtGCCTGTCacccagtgctggggagcagACGGGGGCATCGCTGGGACTCCCTGGAGGAGGTAGACAGAGtccctgaggaagacacccaaagttgtcctatgaaatacacacactcacacacacacatgcacacacacacacacacacacacgcttctgAGACAAATGAAAGAGTGGAACTCATGAGATGATATGCAATCAATAATTGGAACAATGATAGTCTTCACCCGATCAATGTTCAAGTGTTTGAATTGGGGTGGAAGAAATGGTTCAGCCgttacaggtgcttgctggcaaagcctgacagcccaggttcaagttcccagtccCCATGAAAATGAAATGCACAGAGCGCTGCAGGACCGGATGTTCCTttacagcggcaggaggccctggtttgctccTACtcactgtctctgtcactcttgctctgtcaataaataaataaatattttcttattgttttcttttttgttttccgaggtaggtttcagtcgagctcaggctgacctgaaattcactacgtagtctcagggtggcctcgaactcacagtgctcctcgtacctctgcctccagagtgctgggattaaaagcgtgcgccaccatgcccagctaaaaaaaaaaattatttatttatttgcaaacacagagagagtgtgtgagagaatgggtgtgccagggcctctagctgctgcaaaggagctccGGATGCGTGCTCcatcttgtacgtctggcttatgtgggtactagggaatcaaacctggatccttaggcttcacaggcaagcaccttagctgctaagccatctgtctggtCCAGGCTTGCTTTAAActcagtgatccgcctacctctgcctcctgagagatgGGGTTAAAGACGTGGGCCACCATTTTAATTTGGTCACAATACATATACCAAGTCAGACAAAAGGGACTAAAAACTAACAATTCGCCTCAGAGTTGCCCCCAGTCACTCACTACCAGGTACCAGGCTAGATTGCTCAGTGGACGGCGTCACAGACAAACAACCAAGCACGGCAAGAGGACGGTTCCAGGGACAGGCTGTGACCAGCCCTCTCCCCCTGCCGCGACCGCTGACCTCCCCACCTCCATCCTCGGCCGTCGCCCCACTCTCAGCGTCCCTCCTCccgtcctcccacctcagcccacCCCCAAGACCCTCCCTGTCCACCCAAACCTCCTCTCTGCTCCCACCCTCCCTCACTGTCGGCCCTCCGGGGTCGCTGTCACTGGGGGACACGGGCCTTGTGACCGCAGACCTGGACACCGGCCGCTCGCCCCGTCTTCTCACCTCTCCTCTGCACAGCGAAGCTCCTGAAGACCTCGTAGTTGTGTCTGCAGTAGGCGTCCACCGCGGCCCGCGCATCCTCCAGGATGTCCTTCTGGCCGTTCCAGTAGGGGGCGTCGGGCCGGCCCAGCTCGTCCACGGCGCGGTACTCGCCCACGTCGCTGTCGAAGCGCGCGTTCTCCTCCCCGTTGTAGATGTATCTCTCCACGTAGCGCACCCGCTGCGTCCCGTTGTAGAAGTGGCACTCACATTTAAGTTGTTCGAAGAACGTCGCTGTGGACAGAGGCCGACAGGTCCTTTCCTCGCCTCTTCCTTCATCCTGAGGACGACGCCCCCGAGGCCCCGAGTCCGGCCTGGGAGGCGAACCCCTGGAGCCAGACTCCACGGACGCCCTCGCGCCCAGCCCGCGGAGGACACGCAGGGCAGTCCACTGACCAGGACAGGGACCGCACTGTCCTCAAAAGTCGAGAGAGTCTTCTCCCCTTGGccgccccctcccccatttctgCAGTGGGCGGGGAGGTCACTGGGGTTCACCTCCCGTTCCCCACTCCCAGAGCAGAGCCGGTGTCGCTACGCTGACCCTCGTCCACAGCGGAAAGGACGCGAATAAAACGGGCAAATCTCAGGCCAGCCAGAGGCACGGGTGGCGGCGCCGTCCTCGGGTCTCCCCAAAGATGAGCACCCAGCGCATGGTCTTCTCTGTCCGCAGACAGGCCGGCGGGACAGGGCGCCCTGTGACCCCGCCACCAGGGACCCGGCCCTCCCGGGGTCACCGCGGGGACAAGCGAAGAGGCCTCCCGGACAGCCATAGAGCTGCTCTGTCCACGTGGGTGTCACCCACGAAGTCAGGAAGCGTCATCTCAGCGGGCTGAGGACAATAGTGAAGGGCCATAGTCTGCTCTCAGCCATCAGTGCTGACAGGTGCGGTCAGCTATCATTAGGTCAGCTTGCCCTGGGTGCAAGTCGTGGCCtctactgattttattttttcctaaagaaaatgtactaaattttattttatatttacttcaaTACTTAGTTTGTGATTTTGTGATGATGGAAACCTCTAGAATACTCTTGATTGTGTTTCCCTCCCTCAGAGGAACCCACAGGTTGAGATAAAACAATGCCATACTTAATTGCAGAATATGATTTTTATCTCGCTGAAGATGTTCTGTAACTAACTGGGAGTTAGAAAAATAAgtttcaaaaaatgttttctaatccTCAATTCCAAAAGCCTTCACACCTGAGAGTTTCGGGAATGGAATTATGAGTCTGTATGTTTTAAAACATCACTCATTACAGTGCAATGAATGATTTTAGGActtttctttaaggtagggtctcactctagcccaggctgacctggaattcactctataagaACACTTCGAATTCAGAGGCTCTCTGCCACCACCTCAGCGTGCTCCCCACAGGAGAAAGATGAGCCCTACACATCACCCAGCAGATGACGCCTCCTGGGGATATATATGGGCTTCAAAATCTTTGGACTTCAGGCAGACAGGCAATGTCTGGAACATCTCACAAACCGCAGAGGCAGCAGCCACACAGACCCGGGTGAGCACACACATGAGGTTTCCCCTGCAAGACCCTTCAGACCCATCTCACTCTGTAACAGTGCACAGAAACCTTTCCATTAGTTGATTATTTGGCTCTTTGACTTAAAATAACAGGCCAGGAGAGATGGGtgagcggttaaagcacttgcctgcaaagccagaggacccaggttctagaacccaggacccacgtaagccagatgcacaaggtggtgcatgcgtctggagttcgtttgcagtggctggaggccctggcgcgcccactctaactctctctctcccgccaCTTTCATTCtatctttatctcaaataaataaataaaacatttaaaaacagacCTACACATACAAAATGGAATAGGAATACACATGAAAAATAGAATAGGAATATATGTGtaaacttttaaaagagaaacctGTTCTGGGCggtgacacatgactttaatcccagcactcaggaggcagaggtaggaggattgctgtgagttcaagtccagcatgagactatagaatgaattgcagctcagcctggaccaaagcaagaccctacctcggaggcAA
Above is a window of Jaculus jaculus isolate mJacJac1 chromosome 8, mJacJac1.mat.Y.cur, whole genome shotgun sequence DNA encoding:
- the LOC101607995 gene encoding 60S ribosomal protein L36a-like, translated to MVNAPKTRRTFCKKCSKHQPHKVTQYKKGKDSLYAQGKRRYDRKQSGYGGQTKPIFRKKAVTTKKIVLRRECVEPSCRSKRMLATKRCKHCELGGDKKRNGQGIQF
- the LOC123462781 gene encoding H-2 class II histocompatibility antigen, I-E beta chain-like isoform X2, which translates into the protein MVWLSRDPSVAALMVTMMVLSPRLALARDSRATFFEQLKCECHFYNGTQRVRYVERYIYNGEENARFDSDVGEYRAVDELGRPDAPYWNGQKDILEDARAAVDAYCRHNYEVFRSFAVQRRVQPRVTVHPAKTQPLQHHNLLVCSVDGFYPGAIEVSWFLNGHEETAGVVSTGLIRNGDWTFQTLVMLETVPRRGEVYTCRVQHPSLPSPVSVEWRAQSGSAQSKMLSGVGGIVLGLLFLGAGLFIHCRSPKGHPGVPPTGLLS
- the LOC123462781 gene encoding H-2 class II histocompatibility antigen, I-E beta chain-like isoform X1: MVWLSRDPSVAALMVTMMVLSPRLALARDSRATFFEQLKCECHFYNGTQRVRYVERYIYNGEENARFDSDVGEYRAVDELGRPDAPYWNGQKDILEDARAAVDAYCRHNYEVFRSFAVQRRVQPRVTVHPAKTQPLQHHNLLVCSVDGFYPGAIEVSWFLNGHEETAGVVSTGLIRNGDWTFQTLVMLETVPRRGEVYTCRVQHPSLPSPVSVEWRAQSGSAQSKMLSGVGGIVLGLLFLGAGLFIHCRSPKGHPGVPPTGLLS